In the genome of Botrytis cinerea B05.10 chromosome 5, complete sequence, one region contains:
- the Bcrcf2 gene encoding Bcrcf2, producing MKILTKEEEAAHYNATLKGGFTGGFVGLAVGGAALYVANRRFHTIRSLTIPMKSFLVSSSGTFAAIISADRASRSYEWNRDPSRKYKDKSTLLLEQEKASETTAQRLKAWGKENRYSIVTASWVASMGIAFGMVSKNKYLTGAQKLVQARVYAQGLTLAVLVASAAFEMGDAKKGTGRWETVTVLDPNDPEHKHLIQKKIHHEAYEGEDLWRDMVEAEERRINERKRLAEERNHSSGKTSSGKENKDKISSEMKSAGKVAFADAQEREDKNQAEQAEKEADAKHESTQSEPKVNGKNKI from the exons ATGAAGATTCTTaccaaggaagaagaggctgCGCATTACAATGCTACGTTAAAGGGTGGTTTCACGGGAGGCTTTGTTGGTCTCGCAGTG GGCGGTGCCGCACTTTATGTAGCCAACAGACGATTCCACACCATCCGCAGTCTTACCATCCCCATGAAAAGTTTCCTCGTCTCATCCTCCGGTACCTTCGCTGCTATCATAAGCGCAGATCGCGCATCTCGCTCATACGAATGGAATCGCGACCCCTCGCGAAAGTACAAAGACAAATCAACGCTCCTTCTCGAACAAGAGAAGGCCAGTGAAACTACTGCTCAGCGCCTCAAGGCatggggaaaagaaaaccGATACTCGATTGTTACCGCATCGTGGGTCGCCAGTATGGGAATCGCGTTTGGGATGGTgtccaaaaataaatatttgacTGGCGCCCAGAAATTGGTACAAGCAAGAGTTTATGCGCAAGGGCTGACGTTGGCTGTATTGGTTGCATCAGCGGCATTCGAGATGGGAGATGCGAAGAAGGGAACAGGAAGGTGGGAAACGGTTACGGTGTTGGATCCAAACGATCCGGAACATAAACATTTGATCCAGAAAAAGATTCACCACGAAGCttatgaaggagaagatttaTGGCGTG ATATGGTGGAAGCTGAAGAGCGCCGCATTAATGAACGTAAGAGATTGGCGGAAGAAAGAAACCACTCCTCAGGGAAAACATCCTCGGgcaaagaaaacaaagataAAATCTCTAGTGAAATGAAGAGTGCTGGAAAGGTAGCATTTGCAGATGcccaagaaagagaagataagaACCAAGCTGAGCAAGCTGAAAAGGAAGCGGATGCAAAACACGAGTCTACACAGTCTGAACCAAAAGTAAATGGTAAAAACAAGATCTAA